A genomic region of Polyangiaceae bacterium contains the following coding sequences:
- a CDS encoding SUMF1/EgtB/PvdO family nonheme iron enzyme translates to MAQALAATPAVAASIERPTPQATCPSGTRLVEGVHYEYVQRLCTSWRIGHCYSFLPGLLAVEPMATPVRVCMDEHEWPNREGEKPRVMIRFVEAEQSCARIGKRLCTEFEWELACEGPNTQPWPYGHAFDKEACNTSKDFMPYSEEKLNAEERRTREVETFRLYQGEPSGSRPRCASEYGVKDLVGNVEEWVTTSRSAWRYRSSLKGGYWAKPWAQCRGTNDSHGPMFRYYETGFRCCAEPSDGATPSDTTPAP, encoded by the coding sequence ATTGCCCAAGCCCTGGCAGCAACTCCTGCAGTCGCTGCATCGATCGAACGTCCAACGCCGCAGGCAACCTGCCCGTCGGGTACTCGATTGGTCGAAGGCGTGCACTACGAATACGTGCAGCGCCTCTGCACGTCGTGGCGCATCGGCCATTGTTATTCGTTCCTTCCAGGCCTGCTTGCGGTCGAACCCATGGCGACACCCGTTCGCGTGTGCATGGATGAGCACGAGTGGCCGAATCGCGAAGGCGAGAAGCCGCGCGTGATGATACGGTTTGTCGAAGCGGAACAGTCTTGCGCTCGCATCGGCAAGCGTCTCTGCACGGAATTCGAGTGGGAGCTCGCGTGCGAAGGGCCGAATACGCAGCCTTGGCCTTACGGTCACGCCTTCGACAAGGAAGCGTGCAACACGTCGAAGGATTTCATGCCGTACAGCGAGGAGAAGCTCAACGCCGAGGAAAGGCGGACGCGCGAAGTCGAAACGTTTCGGCTCTACCAGGGCGAACCAAGCGGCTCGCGGCCGAGATGCGCGAGCGAGTACGGCGTCAAAGACCTCGTGGGTAATGTCGAGGAATGGGTGACCACGTCACGGAGCGCTTGGCGTTACCGTTCGTCGCTCAAAGGCGGGTACTGGGCGAAACCTTGGGCGCAGTGCCGAGGCACGAACGATTCACACGGTCCGATGTTTCGGTATTACGAAACGGGCTTCCGCTGCTGCGCCGAGCCAAGCGACGGCGCTACTCCATCGGATACGACGCCGGCTCCGTGA
- a CDS encoding VanW family protein has translation MRSSTLLLVLGIAASTAVTLGGAGYHYAPRSPVVQGLYIGERRVPDEGSPVAWLSDRQRDVLTWGVRLHHDGEIIDASFAHLGIEIDIKETLERASEVGHTGSFVRRYRDAARARRGEVDVPLVFFVDEKKARAFLETIAPKFYRAPVDAVLDIENKRKVEDEPGRELDIDACIDELRAAPFEDGVPIRLVTRRVAAKVTSSQLAQVDVTRIVASFDTTFTTWGSGAGRSVNIRNAARKIDGIVIPVGGMFSFNDRVGPRTRENGFTLAPEIQGDELTDGYGGGTCQLSSTLHAAAVFGGLRILRRQNHSRASSYVKLGLDATVHYPLVDLQIENALPYDVMIHAYLPEPGRVRVEILGGDPIAKVEYAYGVGQTYDFVRRITVKPHLPSGKRIHRQKGVPGFDVTSTVRMTYNDGRVEERRWFSGYRPSPEVYWVSEGYDETLLPALPQRAKGIEGRLAENVTEPASYPME, from the coding sequence GTGCGTTCATCCACGTTGCTTCTCGTTCTCGGTATTGCTGCGTCGACAGCCGTGACGCTCGGGGGAGCCGGCTATCATTACGCGCCGCGTTCACCCGTCGTGCAGGGTCTCTACATCGGCGAGCGTCGTGTTCCTGATGAGGGTTCGCCTGTCGCGTGGTTGTCCGACCGGCAGCGCGATGTGCTGACGTGGGGCGTACGCCTCCATCACGACGGCGAAATCATCGACGCCTCCTTTGCGCACCTCGGCATCGAGATCGACATCAAAGAAACGCTGGAGCGCGCATCCGAAGTCGGACACACGGGCTCATTCGTGCGGCGATACCGTGATGCCGCGCGTGCTCGTCGCGGCGAGGTCGACGTGCCGCTCGTGTTCTTCGTCGACGAGAAAAAGGCGCGAGCGTTTCTCGAGACAATCGCACCGAAGTTTTACCGTGCACCCGTCGATGCAGTGCTCGACATCGAAAACAAACGCAAGGTCGAGGATGAGCCTGGCCGGGAGCTCGACATCGATGCGTGCATCGACGAGCTGCGCGCAGCGCCTTTCGAGGACGGCGTGCCCATTCGATTGGTGACGCGGCGAGTTGCTGCGAAGGTGACCTCTTCCCAACTCGCTCAGGTCGACGTCACGCGCATCGTTGCGTCGTTCGATACGACGTTCACCACATGGGGCTCGGGCGCGGGTCGCTCGGTGAACATCCGCAACGCCGCGCGCAAGATCGACGGCATCGTCATCCCCGTCGGCGGCATGTTTTCTTTCAACGATCGCGTCGGTCCGCGCACGCGTGAAAACGGTTTTACCTTGGCGCCCGAGATCCAAGGCGACGAGCTCACCGACGGATACGGCGGCGGCACCTGTCAGCTCTCGTCGACGCTTCATGCGGCCGCCGTTTTCGGAGGCTTGCGCATTTTGCGACGACAAAACCACTCGCGCGCTTCGAGCTACGTCAAGCTCGGCCTCGACGCGACCGTGCATTACCCGCTCGTCGACTTGCAGATCGAAAACGCGTTGCCCTACGACGTCATGATTCACGCGTACTTGCCCGAGCCTGGTCGTGTGCGTGTGGAGATCCTCGGAGGCGACCCCATCGCGAAGGTCGAATACGCATACGGGGTGGGACAAACCTACGACTTCGTCCGACGCATCACGGTCAAACCGCATCTCCCCTCGGGCAAACGCATTCATCGCCAAAAGGGAGTGCCGGGCTTCGACGTCACCTCGACGGTGCGCATGACCTACAACGACGGTCGTGTCGAAGAGCGTCGCTGGTTCAGCGGATACAGGCCGTCACCCGAAGTGTATTGGGTGTCCGAGGGGTACGACGAAACCCTTCTGCCGGCGCTTCCTCAGCGCGCAAAAGGCATCGAGGGCCGCCTTGCGGAGAACGTCACGGAGCCGGCGTCGTATCCGATGGAGTAG
- a CDS encoding gamma carbonic anhydrase family protein, translating to MALILPYGGFAPRLGRDVFVAPNATLIGDVELGDEASVWFGCVLRGDIGSIRVGARTNVQDLACMHLTDGVSVTVIGVDVTIGHGAILHGCTVGDRCLIGMGSIILDNAQIGEGSVVAAGALVPPRMVVPPRSLVRGSPAKVVREVTEEEGRLGIVGAEHYVEHAKRYRLTP from the coding sequence GTGGCTCTGATCCTTCCGTACGGTGGATTTGCTCCGCGGCTCGGGCGTGACGTGTTCGTCGCGCCAAACGCGACGCTCATTGGCGACGTCGAGCTCGGGGATGAGGCCAGCGTATGGTTCGGTTGTGTCTTGCGCGGGGACATCGGTTCGATTCGCGTCGGCGCTCGAACGAACGTGCAGGACCTTGCGTGTATGCACTTGACCGATGGCGTATCGGTGACGGTCATCGGGGTAGACGTCACCATTGGCCATGGCGCGATTCTGCACGGATGCACCGTAGGTGATCGGTGTTTGATTGGGATGGGCAGCATCATTCTCGACAACGCGCAGATCGGAGAGGGCTCCGTCGTTGCAGCCGGAGCGCTCGTGCCTCCGAGGATGGTGGTGCCGCCGCGATCGCTCGTTCGTGGCAGTCCGGCGAAGGTCGTGCGTGAAGTGACTGAAGAGGAAGGTCGATTGGGGATCGTTGGGGCGGAGCACTACGTCGAGCACGCGAAGCGGTATCGCCTCACCCCCTAG
- the miaB gene encoding tRNA (N6-isopentenyl adenosine(37)-C2)-methylthiotransferase MiaB, translating into MPRYAITTFGCQMNVHDSDRMHEVLRRGGYVEADDWRDADVVVLNTCSVREKAEQKLLSEVGRMAKHKQKRPEMVLVVAGCVAQQEGERLLGRAKGIDLVLGPDNIPELPRLLDDIGLGAPPAVRTVFDLESPHFLSASALTATAPTAYVTIMKGCDERCSFCIVPYTRGPERYRPSHEIVAEISALVAAGVREVTLLGQTVNSFRDPAASLERAKGASADDPDESEFAALLRRIAEAVPGLSRLRYTSPHPRHLTPSLIEAHADLGVLARHVHLPVQSGSDRILKRMIRRYTRTEYLERVGRLLARVPDLSLSTDIIVGFPGETEDDFAATLTLVREVGYRGLFGFKYSERPYTPARKLADDVPEAVKGERLARLFEVSEELLGAYLRSLEGTTQRVLVEGAGKEGGAAWTGRTERNEIVHIAAADDLDLLGEIVGVQITRANKHSLQGELSLESRERARPRAAASTPSRSSGQSRRSLPIVSAS; encoded by the coding sequence ATGCCTCGATACGCCATCACCACGTTCGGATGTCAGATGAACGTCCACGACTCCGACCGAATGCACGAAGTGCTGCGCCGCGGGGGCTACGTCGAGGCCGATGACTGGCGCGATGCCGACGTGGTCGTCCTGAACACCTGTAGTGTCCGGGAAAAAGCCGAACAGAAGCTGCTCAGTGAAGTCGGGCGCATGGCGAAACACAAGCAAAAGCGTCCCGAGATGGTGCTCGTCGTCGCTGGCTGTGTGGCGCAACAAGAGGGCGAGCGGCTTCTTGGACGCGCAAAAGGAATCGATCTCGTTCTGGGGCCCGACAACATTCCGGAGCTTCCGCGGCTGCTCGACGACATCGGTCTCGGAGCGCCGCCGGCCGTGCGCACGGTGTTCGACCTGGAATCCCCGCACTTTTTGTCTGCATCGGCGCTCACGGCGACGGCTCCTACAGCCTACGTCACGATCATGAAAGGCTGCGACGAACGTTGTTCGTTCTGCATCGTGCCGTATACGCGCGGGCCTGAACGTTACCGGCCGAGCCACGAAATCGTCGCAGAAATCTCGGCGCTCGTTGCTGCTGGCGTGCGCGAAGTGACGCTGCTCGGACAAACCGTCAATAGCTTCCGTGATCCCGCCGCATCGCTCGAACGGGCCAAGGGGGCATCGGCCGACGACCCTGACGAAAGCGAATTTGCGGCGCTCTTGCGGCGCATTGCAGAAGCCGTTCCAGGTTTGTCTCGGCTGCGCTACACGAGCCCGCATCCGCGCCACCTCACGCCGTCGCTCATCGAAGCACACGCAGATCTCGGTGTGCTCGCCAGACACGTGCACCTGCCCGTGCAATCCGGAAGTGACCGGATCCTGAAGCGGATGATTCGCCGCTACACGCGTACTGAATACCTCGAACGAGTAGGGCGGCTCTTGGCGCGAGTTCCCGACCTGTCGCTCTCGACGGACATCATCGTTGGTTTTCCCGGCGAAACCGAAGACGACTTCGCGGCGACCCTGACGCTCGTTCGAGAAGTCGGTTACCGAGGATTGTTTGGGTTCAAATATTCCGAGCGACCGTACACGCCGGCACGCAAGCTCGCAGATGACGTTCCCGAAGCTGTCAAAGGCGAACGATTGGCGCGCCTTTTCGAGGTGAGCGAAGAGCTGCTCGGCGCGTACTTGCGAAGCCTCGAGGGAACGACGCAACGGGTGCTGGTCGAAGGCGCGGGCAAAGAAGGCGGGGCCGCATGGACGGGGCGTACGGAGCGAAACGAAATCGTTCACATCGCTGCTGCAGATGATTTGGATCTTCTCGGCGAAATCGTTGGTGTTCAAATTACGCGAGCCAACAAACACTCGCTTCAGGGAGAGCTGAGTCTCGAGAGTCGTGAGCGAGCGCGTCCGCGTGCAGCAGCTTCCACGCCGTCGCGTTCGTCGGGACAATCACGACGATCGCTGCCGATCGTTTCAGCGAGCTAG
- a CDS encoding long-chain fatty acid--CoA ligase, whose protein sequence is MSGNFETLVDMFERSVRSYADNDLFGVKKNGVWTWTKYGEVGKLVDNFRAGLASLGIKRGDKVAIISNNRIEWAVAAYACYGLGAALVPMYEAQLAKEWAFIVNDCEAIALIAANDEIFDKAQEIPEKAPSLKHIIGLSKPASDPKSYAALLEAGAKNPVPSIKPEPKDTSCLIYTSGTTGNPKGVILTHGNIISNINAVHGMLPMRTDDRSLSFLPWAHSFGHTCELHCLLSLGASIALAESVDKIVANLAEVHPTLLFSVPRIFNRIYDGVNKQMATKPGIIQSLFRAGIAAATKRRKQGEGSLGMGEKIQLALAQKLVFKKIVAKFGGRMQYAFSGGAALSKEVAEFIDALGITVYEGYGLTETSPIATANRPGAHRIGSVGKPIEHVKIVIDKEASGDAHQGEIVIYGPNIMQGYHNRDDENKAVFTEDRGFRSGDLGYIDDDGFLFITGRIKEQYKLENGKYVSPAPLEEHLKLSPFILNAMVYGDNRLYNVALIVIDPEYVKTWASEQGLSFKDNDEMCNSDRVKKQVMAEVEKYSAEWKGFEKAQKITLIAEDFTTQNGLLTPSLKVKRRVVWQKYGPLIEALYTDGAKAKAAA, encoded by the coding sequence ATGTCGGGGAATTTCGAGACTCTCGTGGATATGTTCGAACGTTCCGTTCGCAGCTACGCCGACAACGACTTGTTCGGCGTGAAGAAGAACGGGGTGTGGACGTGGACGAAGTACGGCGAAGTCGGAAAGCTCGTCGACAACTTCCGGGCCGGTCTTGCATCGCTCGGCATCAAGCGAGGCGACAAGGTCGCGATCATCTCGAACAACCGTATCGAATGGGCCGTAGCGGCCTACGCTTGTTACGGGCTCGGAGCAGCGCTCGTGCCGATGTACGAAGCTCAGCTCGCGAAAGAATGGGCATTCATCGTGAACGACTGCGAAGCGATCGCGCTCATCGCAGCCAACGATGAGATTTTCGACAAGGCGCAGGAGATCCCGGAGAAAGCTCCGAGCCTGAAGCACATCATTGGTTTGTCGAAACCCGCGAGCGATCCGAAGTCGTACGCCGCGCTGCTCGAAGCGGGCGCGAAAAACCCGGTCCCATCGATCAAGCCCGAACCGAAAGACACCTCGTGCCTCATCTACACGTCGGGCACGACGGGAAATCCCAAAGGCGTGATCCTCACGCACGGCAACATCATCTCGAACATCAACGCCGTGCACGGCATGCTCCCGATGCGCACGGATGATCGAAGCTTGTCCTTCTTGCCGTGGGCGCATTCGTTCGGTCACACGTGCGAGCTGCACTGCCTCTTGTCGCTCGGTGCGTCCATCGCGCTTGCCGAGAGCGTGGACAAGATCGTGGCGAACTTGGCGGAAGTTCATCCGACGCTGCTTTTTTCGGTGCCGCGCATTTTCAACCGCATCTACGACGGCGTGAACAAGCAGATGGCGACGAAGCCGGGGATCATCCAGTCGCTCTTCAGGGCAGGCATCGCGGCTGCGACGAAGCGGCGCAAGCAGGGTGAAGGATCGCTCGGCATGGGCGAAAAGATTCAACTCGCACTCGCCCAAAAACTCGTCTTCAAGAAAATCGTCGCCAAGTTCGGCGGACGCATGCAGTACGCCTTCAGCGGCGGTGCGGCGCTGTCGAAAGAGGTCGCCGAGTTCATCGATGCGCTCGGGATCACGGTCTACGAGGGCTACGGTTTGACGGAGACGAGCCCCATCGCAACGGCAAACCGTCCGGGTGCTCATCGCATCGGCAGCGTGGGCAAGCCCATCGAGCACGTGAAAATCGTCATCGACAAAGAAGCGTCGGGCGACGCGCACCAAGGCGAGATCGTCATCTACGGCCCGAACATCATGCAGGGCTACCACAACCGCGATGACGAAAATAAGGCGGTGTTCACCGAGGATCGCGGCTTCCGCTCGGGCGACCTCGGCTACATCGACGACGATGGTTTCTTGTTCATCACCGGCCGCATCAAAGAGCAGTACAAACTCGAAAACGGCAAGTACGTCTCGCCCGCACCGCTCGAAGAACACCTCAAACTGTCGCCCTTCATCCTCAACGCAATGGTGTACGGCGACAATCGTCTCTACAACGTCGCGCTGATCGTCATCGACCCCGAGTACGTGAAGACCTGGGCGTCCGAGCAAGGTTTGTCTTTCAAGGACAACGACGAGATGTGCAATAGCGACCGAGTGAAGAAGCAAGTGATGGCCGAAGTCGAGAAGTACTCGGCCGAGTGGAAGGGCTTCGAGAAGGCCCAGAAGATCACCCTCATTGCTGAAGACTTCACGACGCAAAACGGACTGCTCACGCCGTCGCTCAAGGTCAAGCGTCGCGTCGTGTGGCAGAAGTACGGCCCGCTCATCGAGGCGCTGTACACCGATGGCGCCAAAGCCAAAGCCGCAGCCTGA
- a CDS encoding AgmX/PglI C-terminal domain-containing protein: protein MLTASRVVTSLMAASLLGGCASSSSGVRQAKPTDPVVVVTTAQNTTKAASDKPGTRQKGDEGLPAKEPARVAGILGVLRATEGDLDGVFGGVVGGSIGEAFGTGGIGLSGIGSGGGGIGVGGFGSSGRGSGGGGSGTIGLGSIGTIGHGSGIGTARRAYEAGSSSRARAKLGHVVVTGPLTVDVVQRHVDEHRDDVQTCHRLEQARSSSRWGAVTLRFTIDSTGHVSDVQVYESTLYSRDLESCIAHAIGAFEFPVPGAGGSVSVLLPISF from the coding sequence ATGCTGACCGCTTCGCGTGTGGTGACGTCTTTGATGGCGGCAAGTCTGCTCGGCGGATGCGCCAGCAGCTCGAGCGGGGTTCGCCAAGCCAAACCTACCGACCCCGTCGTCGTCGTCACGACGGCCCAGAACACGACCAAGGCAGCCTCCGACAAACCGGGAACACGTCAAAAGGGCGACGAGGGATTGCCGGCCAAGGAACCTGCGCGTGTGGCGGGTATTTTGGGCGTACTTCGTGCGACCGAAGGCGATCTCGACGGCGTCTTCGGCGGCGTCGTAGGAGGCTCGATCGGCGAAGCCTTTGGCACCGGAGGCATTGGCCTGAGCGGGATTGGATCGGGTGGCGGCGGCATTGGCGTGGGCGGCTTTGGCTCGAGCGGCCGAGGCAGCGGTGGAGGCGGCAGTGGAACCATCGGCCTCGGTTCCATCGGCACGATCGGGCACGGAAGCGGCATCGGCACGGCGCGGCGCGCGTACGAAGCGGGATCGAGCAGTCGTGCGAGGGCAAAGCTCGGGCACGTGGTGGTCACGGGCCCCCTCACGGTGGACGTCGTTCAGCGCCATGTCGACGAGCACCGCGACGACGTACAAACGTGTCACCGACTCGAACAGGCACGCTCGAGCAGTCGGTGGGGCGCGGTGACGCTGCGGTTCACGATCGACTCGACCGGTCACGTATCCGACGTGCAGGTGTACGAATCGACGCTCTATTCGCGAGACCTGGAAAGCTGCATCGCGCACGCGATCGGAGCGTTCGAATTCCCGGTCCCGGGCGCGGGCGGCAGCGTGAGCGTGCTCTTGCCAATTAGTTTCTGA